The stretch of DNA TGAATTTGTGTTTCAAACGAATGTGGCCCGCTCATTGCCGCGGGAGGGCTACTTCTTTTCCCTTGATGGAAAAGAAGCAAAAGATCAAGACAAAAAAATCCTTCCACCCACGGGCCTTTACCTTTTGGCCCGGTTTTTTGTCGGGCCTTTGCGCACGTTCGATATTGTCCTAAACCCAAGTGTGCCACACTTTCAGATGCATGCCTCAATCCTTCAATCAGGTAAATCAAGGTTCAGATATTCAACAATATAGTATCAGGCGTACCGCAGCGGGTTAAGTAACCGATCTCATAGGTATGTTAAAAGCCCTACTTCAACACATTTGTAACACAACCACAATCCCCAGCGTCTTACACGTGCAATTAACACCAACCATGAAAAAACTTAAATTATCAGCACTCTTGGTATTAGCTACCAGCATATTCTTTTCGGCCAGGGTTTCGGCCCAAAGCCAGGATGCGTATAACTATAAAATACCCGACCAAAAGCTATATAACACCATTATGCATATGGATAGCGTGTATTTTAACGCCTACAACACTTGCGATATGGCTACCCAGGCGGCTATTTATGCGGATAGCCTGGAGTTTTACCATGACAGAGGTGGTTTAAGCACATCAAAAAAAGACCTGCTGGAAGCACTTAAGAAAAACATTTGCGGCAAGGTAACCCGCTTGCTGGTAAAGGGGAGTGTTGAGGTTTATCCTATACCGGGCTACGGGGCGGTACAGATAGGGCTTCACCAGTTTATAAACCATGTTGAAAGCGAAACGCCATCTAAACCCGATAAGTTTATAGTGATATGGCGATTGCGGGATACCAAATGGCAAATAACACGGGTAGTAAGTTTGCACTAATGGTGCTCAAAACATCTGCACATCTGCATATCCCCGCATCTGCACATCCGTTTCTCACGTTACCTTACAATTAAGTAATAATCAAACAATTGTAAAAAGGGCGCTTGGCTTTTAAATCCCAGTTATAAAGCGTACCTTTGCGGAAAATTCAGAGGCCGCATTTTATGCAAAAAATAAGAAATATAGCGATCATCGCACACGTTGACCACGGTAAAACTACCCTGGTAGATAAAATTTTACACAGTTGCGCCATCTTCCGCGAAGGACAAGAGACCGGCGAATTGATATTGGACAACAATGACCTGGAACGCGAACGTGGTATTACCATCGTATCAAAAAACGTTTCGGTAATGTATAAAGATGTTAAGATCAACATTATTGATACCCCTGGTCACGCCGATTTTGGTGGCGAGGTTGAGCGTGTATTAAAAATGGCTGATGGTGTTTTACTGCTTTGCGATGCATTTGAAGGCGCCATGCCTCAAACCCGCTTTGTAACCCAAAAGGCTTTGGCTTTAGGCTTAAAACCTATTGTGGTTGTAAACAAAGTAGATAAAGAGAACTGCCGCCCTGAGGAAGTTTACGAACAGATATTTGAATTGTTCTTTAACCTTGAAGCTACCGAAGAGCAACTGGATTTCCCGGTTATCTACGGATCGAGCAAACAAGGCTGGATGAGCACCGACTATAAAAAACCAACAGAAGATATTTTCCCGTTGATGGATGCTATATTGGAGAACATCCCGCCTGCACCTATCAACGAGGGTACTTTGCAAATGCAGATCACATCGCTTGATTATTCATCATTCGTAGGTCGTATTGCTATTGGCCGTGTGGCACGTGGTACCATCAAAGAAAACCAGCCCGTATCGTTAGTAAAACGCGACGGTACTATCCAAAAATCGCGTATAAAAGAGCTTTACACTTTTGAAGGCTTAGGTAAGGTTAAAGCTACCGAAGTTAGCGCCGGCGATATTTGTGCTGTTGTAGGTATAGAAGGTTTTGATATTGGCGATACCATTGCCGATTTTGAAAAACCGGAGCAATTGGAGGTTATCCATATTGACGAGCCTACCATGAACATGCTGTTCACCA from Inquilinus sp. KBS0705 encodes:
- a CDS encoding nuclear transport factor 2 family protein; translated protein: MDSVYFNAYNTCDMATQAAIYADSLEFYHDRGGLSTSKKDLLEALKKNICGKVTRLLVKGSVEVYPIPGYGAVQIGLHQFINHVESETPSKPDKFIVIWRLRDTKWQITRVVSLH
- the typA gene encoding translational GTPase TypA, which gives rise to MQKIRNIAIIAHVDHGKTTLVDKILHSCAIFREGQETGELILDNNDLERERGITIVSKNVSVMYKDVKINIIDTPGHADFGGEVERVLKMADGVLLLCDAFEGAMPQTRFVTQKALALGLKPIVVVNKVDKENCRPEEVYEQIFELFFNLEATEEQLDFPVIYGSSKQGWMSTDYKKPTEDIFPLMDAILENIPPAPINEGTLQMQITSLDYSSFVGRIAIGRVARGTIKENQPVSLVKRDGTIQKSRIKELYTFEGLGKVKATEVSAGDICAVVGIEGFDIGDTIADFEKPEQLEVIHIDEPTMNMLFTINTSPFFGKEGKFVTSRHLRDRLYKEMEKNLALKVVETESPDSYLVYGRGILHLSVLIETMRREGYELQVGQPQVIVKEIDGVKCEPVETLIVDVPGEVAGKVIELVTQRKGDLLVMEPKGDLQHLEFDIPARGIIGLRNNVLTATGGEAIMAHRFKAYEPWKGVIPGRLNGVLVSMDTGKTTAFAIDKLQDRGRFHIDPGVDVYEGQVLGEHIRDNDLVINLTKGKQLTNMRASGSDTNVRIAPAIKFSLEESMEYIQADEYIEVTPQSIRLRKIYLNENERRINAKKFQSQ